One Candidatus Neomarinimicrobiota bacterium DNA window includes the following coding sequences:
- a CDS encoding sodium:solute symporter: MNSFETFDWIVIGLYFLVLLGLAWWTIKQRQDTSTDYFLAGRHLGWFIVGASIFASNIGSEHLVGLAGTGATDGVAMAHYELHAWCLLVLGWVMVPFYTRSKVFTMPEFLEKRFSPAARTVLSVISLVAYILTKIAVGIFAGGIVFSVLLPEMNFLGMDSFWVGSILVIVLTGIYTILGGLRAVAYTEALQTVVLVIGSILVTVFGLHALGGWGELRAIAGSEMFNLWKPLVPAGVESTWAPLWEAGRMAWYFNDNYPWLGMLFCAPIIGLWYWTTDQYIVQRALGAPNETEARRGSIAAAFLKLLPVFIFIIPGMIAFALAKSGQVQVLQDQLFGADGQLLRDNAQKAFPLLVANVLPVGVRGIVVAGLLAALMSSLAGVFNASSTLFTMDFYSRLRPAVSQHQLVWMGRVATTVMVLIGLAWIPVIRGGKGLYDYLQGVQAYLAPPIFVVFFLGVFNKRLNAKGCLAALITGFIMGLFRLAVDTPVKLMHGFAYSEGSFFWVINNIFFQYYSLVIFIVCVVVMIVVSKLTEVPSYEKINGLTYATTTDEDRQTSRASWTIRDVAASALVMILIVAAYLYFTG, encoded by the coding sequence ATGAATAGTTTTGAAACCTTCGATTGGATTGTTATTGGATTATACTTCCTAGTTCTTCTTGGACTAGCCTGGTGGACCATCAAACAACGCCAGGATACCTCTACGGATTATTTCCTGGCTGGTCGTCATTTGGGTTGGTTTATCGTAGGAGCGTCCATTTTCGCCTCGAACATCGGGTCGGAACATCTGGTCGGGCTGGCTGGTACGGGTGCCACTGATGGCGTGGCCATGGCACACTATGAACTGCATGCCTGGTGCCTGCTAGTGCTGGGATGGGTCATGGTTCCGTTTTACACCCGGTCGAAGGTGTTTACCATGCCCGAGTTTCTAGAAAAACGTTTCTCACCGGCCGCCCGTACGGTTCTCTCGGTTATCTCGTTGGTAGCGTACATCTTAACCAAAATCGCAGTGGGAATCTTTGCAGGTGGTATCGTCTTCAGCGTCTTACTCCCGGAAATGAATTTCCTGGGCATGGACAGTTTCTGGGTTGGTTCCATTCTGGTGATTGTACTGACCGGCATCTATACCATTCTGGGTGGTCTACGTGCCGTGGCCTACACCGAGGCCTTGCAGACCGTCGTCCTAGTAATCGGATCCATTTTAGTGACGGTCTTCGGGTTACACGCCTTAGGTGGCTGGGGGGAGCTACGAGCCATTGCTGGATCGGAGATGTTCAATCTCTGGAAACCGCTGGTACCGGCTGGGGTAGAAAGCACCTGGGCACCGCTATGGGAAGCAGGCCGCATGGCCTGGTACTTCAATGATAATTACCCCTGGCTTGGGATGCTGTTTTGCGCACCCATCATTGGCTTGTGGTACTGGACCACAGATCAGTATATCGTGCAGCGGGCGTTGGGGGCACCCAATGAAACTGAAGCCCGTCGCGGCTCTATCGCTGCCGCCTTCCTGAAGCTCCTCCCAGTATTTATTTTCATTATTCCAGGCATGATCGCATTTGCTTTGGCGAAAAGCGGGCAGGTGCAGGTTCTGCAGGATCAATTGTTCGGTGCCGATGGCCAGCTTCTCCGGGACAATGCCCAGAAAGCCTTCCCCTTGCTGGTGGCAAATGTTCTACCGGTTGGTGTACGGGGTATTGTTGTAGCTGGACTGCTGGCTGCCTTGATGAGTTCGCTCGCCGGTGTCTTCAATGCATCATCCACTCTGTTTACCATGGATTTCTACTCCCGACTGCGACCCGCAGTTAGCCAGCATCAACTGGTTTGGATGGGTAGAGTCGCCACCACCGTCATGGTCCTTATCGGCCTGGCCTGGATTCCGGTTATCAGGGGAGGTAAGGGACTTTATGATTATCTGCAAGGTGTTCAGGCGTATCTGGCACCACCCATCTTTGTGGTATTCTTTCTCGGTGTATTCAATAAGCGGCTGAATGCCAAAGGCTGTTTGGCAGCCCTGATTACCGGTTTTATCATGGGTCTGTTCCGTCTGGCTGTCGATACCCCCGTTAAATTGATGCATGGATTTGCCTACTCGGAGGGCTCATTTTTCTGGGTGATTAATAATATCTTCTTCCAGTATTACAGTCTGGTCATCTTTATCGTTTGTGTAGTGGTGATGATCGTTGTCAGTAAGCTGACCGAAGTGCCCTCATACGAGAAGATCAACGGGCTCACCTATGCTACGACCACGGATGAAGATCGGCAGACTTCTCGGGCCAGCTGGACAATACGTGATGTAGCTGCATCGGCACTGGTCATGATTCTCATCGTCGCAGCGTACCTGTATTTTACAGGCTAG